A single Hylaeus volcanicus isolate JK05 unplaced genomic scaffold, UHH_iyHylVolc1.0_haploid 12221, whole genome shotgun sequence DNA region contains:
- the LOC128883464 gene encoding inositol hexakisphosphate kinase 3-like: MEVYKHQVGGHSRFLKLQDSSFVFKPYTETEYTFYEKLHSLQSSSLDDSCVYNKLKRFVPEFFGLYEIKFEKKLSSLYLPLPLSKLYFSEQFYNLASHSKCLSVQFTQNKKKKFPKKQIPQPFDKSFFKRNPFHTNSMSSLNSKHFIVIKSFQYIVLEDLVYKYAYPCVLDIKMGKRQRKVGASPQKEKRQLEKSVETTSHSLGFRLCGCQFLNKSKLESYDKYWGRSLTKEALIGNILRWFSNGSSFNSDLIIPLICKLKKLHSCMSNLPSYRFWSSSLLFVYDGGLCDSFQRVQSLRVKMIDFANTTVLPDNSTRDEDYLFGLSNIIFLLERFVLIIPKAMFLNQNNNLFAKMAKDANIDYTLIGQLQESSNLVDMFVTQPENFSLASSVFLWAIQSKNVKIKNCLTYSNQINKILFLNKVKLFSLVFLSLEFFMDCFIREKKPFGLRYSSTYNFLDTV, from the exons atggAAGTTTATAAACACCAAGTCGGAGGTCATTCACGTTTTTTGAAACTCCAAGACTCATCTTTCGTATTCAAACCGTATACTGAAACGGAATATACGTTTTATGAAAAGTTACATTCGTTACAAAGTTCATCACTGGATGATTCTTGTGTATATAATAAACTCAAGCGTTTCGTGCCAGAATTTTTTGGTCTGTatgaaatcaaatttgaaaaaaaactttcttcCTTATATTTACCATTACCATtatcaaaattgtatttttccgAACAGTTTTACAATTTAGCATCACATTCTAAATGTTTATCTGTTCAATTtacacaaaacaaaaaaaaaaaatttcccaaaaaacagATTCCGCAACCATTTGATAAGTcgtttttcaaacgaaaccCTTTTCATACCAATTCTATGTCTTCTTTAAACTCTAAAcattttatcgttattaaatcTTTTCAATACATTGTTTTGGAGGATCTTGTTTACAAGTATGCTTATCCTTGCGTGTTGGATATTAAAATGGGAAAACGACAAAGAAAAGTGGGAGCCTCGccacaaaaagaaaaacgtcaGCTAGAAAAAAGTGTTGAAACTACAAGTCATTCCCTTGGGTTTCGGTTGTGTGGATGTCAG TTCCTTAATAAAAGCAAATTAGAGTCATACGATAAGTATTGGGGACGATCATTGACTAAAG AAGCGTTAATTGGGAACATTCTTAGATGGTTCTCAAACGGAAGTAGTTTCAATTCAGATTTAATTATTCCCTTAATTtgtaaactaaaaaaattacattcat gcATGTCGAATTTACCGAGTTACCGTTTTTGGTCATCTTCATTATTATTCGTGTATGATGGAGGGTTATGTGATTCGTTTCAACGTGTTCAA TCGCTTCGTGTAAAAATGATAGATTTTGCTAACACAACAGTATTACCCGATAACTCGACAAGAGACGAAGATTATCTTTTTGGGTTaagtaacattatttttttgttagaacggtttgtattaataattcccAAGGCGATGTTTTtgaatcaaaataataatttgtttgctaAAATGGCTAAAGATGCGAATATAGATTATACCCTAATTGGACAATTGCAAGAGTCAAGTAATTTAGTTGATATGTTTGTGACGCAACCGGAAAATTTTTCACTAGCTTCATCCGTTTTTTTGTGGGCTATTCAAtcaaaaaatgtcaaaataaagaattgtttaaCGTATTCTAATCaaatcaacaaaattttattcttaaacaAAGTTAAGCTTTTTTCTCTAGTTTTTTTAtctttggaatttttcatGGATTG TTTCATACGTGAAAAAAAACCTTTTGGTTTACGTTATTCTTCAACCTATAATTTTTTGGATACTGTCTAA
- the LOC128883239 gene encoding apyrase-like isoform X1: protein MVRPFLHFRMFRCVFHRYFVILLLTILSISFYISVFWNTLPNNREVYGTNISPSLWKRPYKLFTPSMKLREYSIDTSCTATTPCYFAMVADRDQQTLVSKEFPLMFRTYMFGGRLFWNATLKQYSIQFNAERVTVQSMYNEGGRGLELSELIFFDKKLLTFDDRTGILYEYLQNGALLPKMILTETKNSSKGMKIEWATVKDNVLWVGSFGKEYIGPHGEILSNDKFQIALVNSHGKAIHLNWKPVYSKIRKMLNLEHPRYILHEAISWSSHLSKWVFLPRRASEEPYDEIKDETKGTNLLIIASEDFSFIEIKRISGILRPERGFSSFKFLPGTNDRLLLAVKTVEISLQHYHASYLTIIETLTGQVILDDVKIPFEDKYEGIEFIPKTLYFPFKKN from the exons ATGGTAAGGCCTTTCTTACATTTTAGAATGTTTCGATGTGTGTTTCATCGATATTTCGTTATTCTCTTATTGACAATTCTATCta tttctttttatatttcggTTTTTTGGAACACGCTACCAAACAATAGGGAAGTGTATGGAACAAACATAAGTCCATCTTTATGGAAGCGTCCATATAAACTTTTTACTCCTAGTATGAAGCTACGTGAATATTCAATTGATACATCTTGCACAGCTACAACGCCGTGTTATTTTGCA aTGGTAGCCGACCGTGATCAACAAACATTAGTTAGTAAAGAATTTCCATTAATGTTCAGAACATATATGTTCGGTGGACG ACTTTTTTGGAATGCAACATTAAAACAATATAGTATACAATTTAACGCAGAACGTGTAACTGTCCAGTCTATGTATAATGAAGGAGGTCGAGGATTAGAATTAAGTGAactaattttctttgataa GAAATTGTTAACGTTTGACGACCGAACAggtattttatatgaatatttacaaaatggcGCACTTTTaccaaaaatgattttaactgaaacgaaaaatagtAGTAAGGGTATGAAGATCGAATGGGCTACCGTTAAAGATAACGTTTTATGGGTTGGTAGCTTTGGTAAAGAATATATag GGCCCCATGGAGAAATCCTTTCGaatgataaatttcaaatagcTTTAGTGAATTCTCATGGAAAAGCTATTCATTTGAATTGGAAACctgtttattcaaaaatacGAAA AATGCTTAATTTGGAACATCCGAGATACATTTTACACGAAGCTATTTCCTGGAGTTCACATTTATCAAA GTGGGTCTTCCTACCAAGACGTGCAAGTGAGGAGCCTTATGATGAAATCAAAGATGAG acaAAAGGAACAAATTTATTGATCATTGCATCAGAGGATTTcagttttattgaaataaaacgaatttctGGAATTTTAAGACCAGAACGTGgtttttcatcttttaaatttttaccaGGAACAAATGATCGACTTTTATTGGCAGTGAAAACTGTTGAAATAAGTTTGCAACATTATCAT GCAAGCTATTTAACCATTATAGAAACATTAACAGGTCAAGTTATTCTTGATGAtgtaaaaattccttttgaaGACAAATATGaaggaatagaatttattcctaaaacactttattttcccttcaaaaaaaattaa
- the LOC128883239 gene encoding apyrase-like isoform X2 yields the protein MKLREYSIDTSCTATTPCYFAMVADRDQQTLVSKEFPLMFRTYMFGGRLFWNATLKQYSIQFNAERVTVQSMYNEGGRGLELSELIFFDKKLLTFDDRTGILYEYLQNGALLPKMILTETKNSSKGMKIEWATVKDNVLWVGSFGKEYIGPHGEILSNDKFQIALVNSHGKAIHLNWKPVYSKIRKMLNLEHPRYILHEAISWSSHLSKWVFLPRRASEEPYDEIKDETKGTNLLIIASEDFSFIEIKRISGILRPERGFSSFKFLPGTNDRLLLAVKTVEISLQHYHASYLTIIETLTGQVILDDVKIPFEDKYEGIEFIPKTLYFPFKKN from the exons ATGAAGCTACGTGAATATTCAATTGATACATCTTGCACAGCTACAACGCCGTGTTATTTTGCA aTGGTAGCCGACCGTGATCAACAAACATTAGTTAGTAAAGAATTTCCATTAATGTTCAGAACATATATGTTCGGTGGACG ACTTTTTTGGAATGCAACATTAAAACAATATAGTATACAATTTAACGCAGAACGTGTAACTGTCCAGTCTATGTATAATGAAGGAGGTCGAGGATTAGAATTAAGTGAactaattttctttgataa GAAATTGTTAACGTTTGACGACCGAACAggtattttatatgaatatttacaaaatggcGCACTTTTaccaaaaatgattttaactgaaacgaaaaatagtAGTAAGGGTATGAAGATCGAATGGGCTACCGTTAAAGATAACGTTTTATGGGTTGGTAGCTTTGGTAAAGAATATATag GGCCCCATGGAGAAATCCTTTCGaatgataaatttcaaatagcTTTAGTGAATTCTCATGGAAAAGCTATTCATTTGAATTGGAAACctgtttattcaaaaatacGAAA AATGCTTAATTTGGAACATCCGAGATACATTTTACACGAAGCTATTTCCTGGAGTTCACATTTATCAAA GTGGGTCTTCCTACCAAGACGTGCAAGTGAGGAGCCTTATGATGAAATCAAAGATGAG acaAAAGGAACAAATTTATTGATCATTGCATCAGAGGATTTcagttttattgaaataaaacgaatttctGGAATTTTAAGACCAGAACGTGgtttttcatcttttaaatttttaccaGGAACAAATGATCGACTTTTATTGGCAGTGAAAACTGTTGAAATAAGTTTGCAACATTATCAT GCAAGCTATTTAACCATTATAGAAACATTAACAGGTCAAGTTATTCTTGATGAtgtaaaaattccttttgaaGACAAATATGaaggaatagaatttattcctaaaacactttattttcccttcaaaaaaaattaa
- the LOC128883239 gene encoding apyrase-like isoform X3, with amino-acid sequence MVADRDQQTLVSKEFPLMFRTYMFGGRLFWNATLKQYSIQFNAERVTVQSMYNEGGRGLELSELIFFDKKLLTFDDRTGILYEYLQNGALLPKMILTETKNSSKGMKIEWATVKDNVLWVGSFGKEYIGPHGEILSNDKFQIALVNSHGKAIHLNWKPVYSKIRKMLNLEHPRYILHEAISWSSHLSKWVFLPRRASEEPYDEIKDETKGTNLLIIASEDFSFIEIKRISGILRPERGFSSFKFLPGTNDRLLLAVKTVEISLQHYHASYLTIIETLTGQVILDDVKIPFEDKYEGIEFIPKTLYFPFKKN; translated from the exons aTGGTAGCCGACCGTGATCAACAAACATTAGTTAGTAAAGAATTTCCATTAATGTTCAGAACATATATGTTCGGTGGACG ACTTTTTTGGAATGCAACATTAAAACAATATAGTATACAATTTAACGCAGAACGTGTAACTGTCCAGTCTATGTATAATGAAGGAGGTCGAGGATTAGAATTAAGTGAactaattttctttgataa GAAATTGTTAACGTTTGACGACCGAACAggtattttatatgaatatttacaaaatggcGCACTTTTaccaaaaatgattttaactgaaacgaaaaatagtAGTAAGGGTATGAAGATCGAATGGGCTACCGTTAAAGATAACGTTTTATGGGTTGGTAGCTTTGGTAAAGAATATATag GGCCCCATGGAGAAATCCTTTCGaatgataaatttcaaatagcTTTAGTGAATTCTCATGGAAAAGCTATTCATTTGAATTGGAAACctgtttattcaaaaatacGAAA AATGCTTAATTTGGAACATCCGAGATACATTTTACACGAAGCTATTTCCTGGAGTTCACATTTATCAAA GTGGGTCTTCCTACCAAGACGTGCAAGTGAGGAGCCTTATGATGAAATCAAAGATGAG acaAAAGGAACAAATTTATTGATCATTGCATCAGAGGATTTcagttttattgaaataaaacgaatttctGGAATTTTAAGACCAGAACGTGgtttttcatcttttaaatttttaccaGGAACAAATGATCGACTTTTATTGGCAGTGAAAACTGTTGAAATAAGTTTGCAACATTATCAT GCAAGCTATTTAACCATTATAGAAACATTAACAGGTCAAGTTATTCTTGATGAtgtaaaaattccttttgaaGACAAATATGaaggaatagaatttattcctaaaacactttattttcccttcaaaaaaaattaa
- the LOC128883239 gene encoding apyrase-like isoform X4, producing the protein MFGGRLFWNATLKQYSIQFNAERVTVQSMYNEGGRGLELSELIFFDKKLLTFDDRTGILYEYLQNGALLPKMILTETKNSSKGMKIEWATVKDNVLWVGSFGKEYIGPHGEILSNDKFQIALVNSHGKAIHLNWKPVYSKIRKMLNLEHPRYILHEAISWSSHLSKWVFLPRRASEEPYDEIKDETKGTNLLIIASEDFSFIEIKRISGILRPERGFSSFKFLPGTNDRLLLAVKTVEISLQHYHASYLTIIETLTGQVILDDVKIPFEDKYEGIEFIPKTLYFPFKKN; encoded by the exons ATGTTCGGTGGACG ACTTTTTTGGAATGCAACATTAAAACAATATAGTATACAATTTAACGCAGAACGTGTAACTGTCCAGTCTATGTATAATGAAGGAGGTCGAGGATTAGAATTAAGTGAactaattttctttgataa GAAATTGTTAACGTTTGACGACCGAACAggtattttatatgaatatttacaaaatggcGCACTTTTaccaaaaatgattttaactgaaacgaaaaatagtAGTAAGGGTATGAAGATCGAATGGGCTACCGTTAAAGATAACGTTTTATGGGTTGGTAGCTTTGGTAAAGAATATATag GGCCCCATGGAGAAATCCTTTCGaatgataaatttcaaatagcTTTAGTGAATTCTCATGGAAAAGCTATTCATTTGAATTGGAAACctgtttattcaaaaatacGAAA AATGCTTAATTTGGAACATCCGAGATACATTTTACACGAAGCTATTTCCTGGAGTTCACATTTATCAAA GTGGGTCTTCCTACCAAGACGTGCAAGTGAGGAGCCTTATGATGAAATCAAAGATGAG acaAAAGGAACAAATTTATTGATCATTGCATCAGAGGATTTcagttttattgaaataaaacgaatttctGGAATTTTAAGACCAGAACGTGgtttttcatcttttaaatttttaccaGGAACAAATGATCGACTTTTATTGGCAGTGAAAACTGTTGAAATAAGTTTGCAACATTATCAT GCAAGCTATTTAACCATTATAGAAACATTAACAGGTCAAGTTATTCTTGATGAtgtaaaaattccttttgaaGACAAATATGaaggaatagaatttattcctaaaacactttattttcccttcaaaaaaaattaa
- the LOC128883240 gene encoding uncharacterized protein LOC128883240 isoform X1: MSTLPEEPFQIQYQCYGIGYLKYESKKNDPLFQCFGFKKIIKEKQDVSQLKELETGIEKYMIFNSSPKKNMHSFTELPFSSKRRDICLGCLYFSPKAVYQPECLGCHLILLQEKIQKCALNDSYKSFNESPSLEFAKKQKKKDTFFLYSFLNKFRYRTQELLLRTKSLIELHVLNDFHNFPRCFHQRIQFLPLRSFEILKKCVNTHKKEKKLKS; encoded by the exons ATGTCAACGCTACCAGAAGAAccatttcaaattcaatacCAATGTTATGGTATTGGATATTTAAAgtatgaaagtaaaaaaaacgatcctttgtttcaatgtttcggttttaaaaaaattattaaggaGAAACAAGACGTAAGCCAATTAAAAGAATTGGAAACGGGAATCGAGAAATAcatgatttttaattcttctccaaaaaaaaatatgcattctTTTACAGAATTACCTTTTTCCTCAAAACGTCGTGATATATGTTTAG GATGCTTATACTTCTCCCCTAAAGCTGTATACCAGCCTGAATGTCTGGGTTGCCATTTGATtcttttacaagaaaaaatacagaaatgcGCTTTGAATGATTCTTATAAAAGTTTTAATGAATCTc CATCTTTGGAATTCGccaaaaaacaaaagaaaaaggatacattttttctttattcgtttttgaataaatttcgttaTCGAACGCAGGAATTACTCCTACGTACAAAATCTTTAATCGAATTACACgttttaaatgattttca CAATTTTCCACGTTGTTTCCATCAGCGTATTCAATTCCTTCCTTTGCGTTCTTTtgag attttaaaaaaatgtgttaatacccacaaaaaagaaaaaaaattaaaaagttaa
- the LOC128883240 gene encoding uncharacterized protein LOC128883240 isoform X2 produces MLWYWIFKEKQDVSQLKELETGIEKYMIFNSSPKKNMHSFTELPFSSKRRDICLGCLYFSPKAVYQPECLGCHLILLQEKIQKCALNDSYKSFNESPSLEFAKKQKKKDTFFLYSFLNKFRYRTQELLLRTKSLIELHVLNDFHNFPRCFHQRIQFLPLRSFEILKKCVNTHKKEKKLKS; encoded by the exons ATGTTATGGTATTGGATATTTAAA gaGAAACAAGACGTAAGCCAATTAAAAGAATTGGAAACGGGAATCGAGAAATAcatgatttttaattcttctccaaaaaaaaatatgcattctTTTACAGAATTACCTTTTTCCTCAAAACGTCGTGATATATGTTTAG GATGCTTATACTTCTCCCCTAAAGCTGTATACCAGCCTGAATGTCTGGGTTGCCATTTGATtcttttacaagaaaaaatacagaaatgcGCTTTGAATGATTCTTATAAAAGTTTTAATGAATCTc CATCTTTGGAATTCGccaaaaaacaaaagaaaaaggatacattttttctttattcgtttttgaataaatttcgttaTCGAACGCAGGAATTACTCCTACGTACAAAATCTTTAATCGAATTACACgttttaaatgattttca CAATTTTCCACGTTGTTTCCATCAGCGTATTCAATTCCTTCCTTTGCGTTCTTTtgag attttaaaaaaatgtgttaatacccacaaaaaagaaaaaaaattaaaaagttaa
- the LOC128883330 gene encoding PHD and RING finger domain-containing protein 1-like, with protein sequence MLALIQPTSCQRKRKKISRVLMSDIFEDIQSSSLCTMPKTHSKEPSRKPSSLSASSQNDISKRVPKLRDENEETISLFEKSSSSSDAVPLASTNATTSSSWQYNNNDYQCDSLTSFKFSERSTLHPKDVASEKKFHRLVKQAVACSHVSSNYRDISLQHQPKQYPFHNQDPLCFSYSETVCDTSPLCHTTLQKTSSASFLTTSLDSVHPSSGTLSSGHAIKSIQSKEKCVPCTSSCSLDLTIKNNQRRTIMHPFQESLTNATPNATPAKTLATTPAVTDSHLNYWNAYEDFSDLENLNVSETSSSSSSSSQSPPKIRSSHLSQKNTSYSDNLSTKSTCAICLTDIVENDIIGELAECHHFFCYDCIHLWANRTNQCPLCKQKFYCILKKNFKANTLCESIVLSSIQVQDKTLHLTDDETYNIEPMRRPLEEYICQVCRLGNQEEVLLLCDGCDDAYHTFCVGCTEVPEGSWFCHTCQNSNHTMPETLPEPLIESRQMSRREEVPRENMTSYPIETRQTTRRRRIVYSPFLQQNVVTRRPITRSFSHRLQQTNEILNSLTPSNSILNNQARTRSAQRRMASLRSARSQQSSLGENIVRRWLNSQEALPSTGSTSNLILPPIRRQLRHRLMTELTWIVNDENAPQSEPISLPSVCSSADQPFASSSNPLELNNTESKDAQSQSNHISESWNPTVTTSITGRRKRKLCMRRTVYDDITNESSLPLLTTPSCDGTVIQNNSSSTSQIPFHCDQSTSSTTSYKCSLQKSSPPKNQHPTTSKSTASRNVETFERVRLRRRSNRKRNKRLLNDSSSDIADSDT encoded by the exons ATGTTGGCATTGATCCAACCAACGTCATGTCAAcgcaaacgaaaaaaaatttctcgtGTTCTCATGTCAGATATTTTTGAAGATATACAATCTTCCTCATTATGTACGATGCCCAAAACTCATTCTAAAGAACCGTCACGCAAACCTTCATCTTTATCCGCGTCGTCCCAAAACGATATCTCGAAGCGGGTCCCAAAATTACGagatgaaaatgaagaaacgatTAGTTTATTTGAGAAATCCAGTTCATCGTCGGATGCCGTGCCCCTCGCGTCCACAAATGCAACTACTTCCAGTAGTTGGCAGTATAACAATAATGATTATCAGTGTGATTCTTTAAcctcttttaaattttcgGAACGTTCTACTTTACATCCAAAAGATGTTGCTagtgaaaaaaagtttcatcgacTTGTTAAACAAGCTGTAGCTTGCTCTCATGTTTCCTCCAATTACCGTGATATATCTTTACAACATCAGCCAAAACAATACCCTTTTCATAACCAAGATCCTCtatgtttttcttattctgAAACGGTATGCGACACCTCTCCACTATGTCATACGACTCTTCAAAAAACGTCTTCCGCATCTTTTTTAACAACGTCGCTGGATTCAGTTCATCCTTCTTCAGGGACTTTATCAAG tGGTCATGCCATAAAATCTATTCaatctaaagaaaaatgtgtacCATGTACTTCTTCTTGCTCTTTGGATTTAACTATAAAAAACAATCAAAGACGCACAATAATGCACCCGTTCCAAGAATCCTTAACAAACGCAACTCCAAATGCAACTCCTGCCAAAACTCTTGCCACAACTCCCGCTGTGACAGATAGTCATTTAAATTACTGGAATGCGTATGAAGATTTTTCtgatttagaaaatttaaatgtgtcTGAaacctcttcttcttcttcatcttcttctcaATCTCCACCTAAGATTCGTTCAAGTCATTTGAGTCAAAAAAATACCTCGTATTCAGATAATCTTTCAACAAAAAGTACATGTGCTATATGTTTAACAGATATTgttgaaaatgatattattgGGGAGTTAGCTGAAtgtcatcattttttttgttacgatTGTATTCATTTATGGGCAAATCGAACAAATCAATGTCCcctttgtaaacaaaaattttattgtatactaaaaaaaaattttaaagccAATACTTTATGTGAAAGTATTGTTCTCAGTTCCATTCAAGTACAAGATAAAACACTGCATTTGACCGATGATGAAACCTATAATATTGAGCCAA TGCGTCGACCCCTTGAAGAGTATATATGTCAAGTGTGTCGCCTGGGAAATCAAGAAGAAGTCCTTCTTTTATGTGATGGATGTGATGACGCTTACCACACATTTTGTGTAGGGTGTACTGAAGTGCCTGAAG GTTCTTGGTTTTGTCATACATGTCAAAATTCTAATCATACCATGCCAGAAACACT ACCTGAACCACTTATTGAAAGTAGACAAATGTCGCGGCGTGAAGAGGTGCCACGAGAGAATATGACTTCTTATCCTATTGAAACGCGTCAAACAACGCGTCGCCGTCGCATTGTTTATTCTCCCTTTTTACAGCAAAATGTCGTCACACGAAGGCCTATAACTAGAAGCTTTTCACATCGTTTACAACagacaaatgaaattttaaattctttaacacCTAGCAATTCTATTCTCAATAACCAAGCAAGAACGCGATCCGCTCAACGTCGAATGGCTTCTCTACGTTCCGCTCGTTCTCAGCAATCTTCTCTAGGGGAAAATATAGTACGTCGTTGGTTAAACTCACAGGAAGCATTGCCTTCCACTGGTTCAACatcgaatttaatattacctCCTATTCGACGACAATTGCGTCATCGATTAATGACAGAATTGACATGGATAGTAAACGATGAGAATGCACCACAATCTGAACCAATTTCCCTTCCTTCTGTATGCAGTTCAGCTGATCAACCTTTTGCTTCTTCATCTAATCCTCTTGAATTAAACAACACCGAATCTAAGGACGCACAAAGTCAATCCAATCATATTAGTGAATCATGGAACCCCACAGTAACAACCTCCATTACAGGGCGTCGTAAAAGGAAATTGTGTATGAGACGTACTGTTTATGATGATATTACTAATGAAAGTTCTCTTCCATTACTGACAACACCGTCTTGTGATGGAACCGTTATCCAAAACAACTCTTCGTCAACGTCTCAAATTCCTTTTCATTGTGACCAAAGTACAAGTAGTACTACGAGTTACAAATGTTCTCTTCAGAAATCTTCTCCTCCAAAAAACCAACATCCAACCACTTCAAAATCTACAGCTTCTCGGAACGTCGAAACTTTCGAGCGGGTCCGCTTGCGGAGACGTTCTAAtcgaaagagaaacaaaaggTTATTGAATGATTCTTCGTCGGATATCGCAGACTCGGATACATGA
- the LOC128883332 gene encoding uncharacterized protein LOC128883332, translating into MKEQTYAQTEHFDEAAGIARGSSCSNYQKHLEKDICSLVFNVLDASKTKGGVCYLMELIRRLVYCRGLEQMCTRESIINLALLAEFLDTLHKTFTETMLDMNQSRRAIIDSFQTHLQAADRLVFVEPQNAKKLSQSSLLMNLRTQTNSLEDIRSYPVIYIPFHHCLLTANELKSISLLQFLITNTVEKTLVRVLNEHASQLSEKKIDCSSNDPSRLVCILDFTHLSVLNVVKGYTIRVIAAVMEVIWAMAPTLFHAIVFHKISLAKEHLWRWLNLDNKLLETTDIRIFITHTFDQLDQLLKLQKYKTNLIPTMCSINANTTTNSTQPNTSFFFNRATLASDSFWQTLKTSDEKRSSLSHTKKVTWHQPSETVSSHFEPAITCQGLPSTRKFSRSLISLNNSLEEIPCSGNLVDKVDNAYSNLCNEFLIDHTKHTLQHLLRNAAIHVRYPSSEKIFESPSKIPNRFTQIPSIRHTANVFRHS; encoded by the exons ATGAAAGAACAAACTTATGCGCAAACTGAGCACTTTGATGAAGCCGCAGGCATCGCAAGAGGATCTTCTTGTTCCAATTATCAAAAGCACCTTGAAAAAGATATTTGTTCGCTAGTTTTTAATGTTCTTGATGCTTCCAAAACTAAAGGAGGAGTTTGTTACTTAATGGAACTCATTCGTCGTTTAGTCTACTGCAGGGGATTAGAACAG ATGTGTACTAGGGaatccattattaatttaGCTCTGTTGGCCGAATTTTTAGATACACTTCATAAAACTTTCACAGAAACAATGTTGGATATGAATCAATCGCGTCGCGCTATAATTGATTCTTTTCAAACGCATTTACAAGCAGCCGATCGTCTTGTTTTTGTGGAACCACAAAACGCTAAAAAATTATCTCAGAGTTCTCTTCTTATGAACTTAAGAACACAAACGAATTCACTAGAGGATATTCGATCATATCCTGTCATTTATATACCTTTTCACCATTGCCTTCTAACAGCCAATGAATTGAAAAGTATATCATTACTTCAATTTCTTATTACAAATACAGTTGAAAAAACGTTAGTACGAGTTTTAAATGAACATGCTTCTCAGctgagtgaaaaaaaaatagattgcTCTTCAAATGATCCTTCCCGTTTAGTTTGCATACTGGATTTCACACACCTTTCCGTTTTAAATGTCGTTAAAGGGTATACGATTCGAGTGATTGCTGCAGTTATGGAAGTTATTTGGGCCATGGCCCCAACTCTTTTTCACGCaatcgtttttcataaaatatccTTGGCTAAAGAACATTTATGGAGATGGTTAAATTTAGATAATAAATTGCTTGAAACCACGGATATTCGTATTTTCATAACTCATACTTTTGACCAACTTGATCAATTGttaaaacttcaaaaata caaaacaaatttaattcctaCAATGTGCTCCATTAATGCGAATACAACAACTAATTCTACTCAGCCAAACacctcgtttttttttaatcgcgcCACTTTAGCATCAGATTCTTTTTGGCAG ACATTAAAAACTTCCGACGAAAAACGCAGCAGCTTATCCCATACAAAAAAAGTTACATGGCATCAACCTAGTGAAACAGTTTCGAGCCATTTTGAACCAGCCATTACTTGTCAGGGTCTTCCTTCTACTCGTAAGTTTTCAAGATCGTTAATTTCCTTAAACAATTCCTTGGAAGAAATTCCTTGTTCCGG aaATCTTGTTGATAAAGTGGACAATGCATACTCAAATCTCTGTAACGAGTTTCTTATTGATCACACTAAACACACCTTACAACATCTCCTTCGAAATGCTGCTATTCATGTTCGTTACCCTTCATCTGAAAAGATATTTGAATCTCCTTCTAAAATTCCAAACCGTTTCACACAAATACCCTCTATACGTCATACAGCCAACGTATTCCGTCATTCATAA